Proteins found in one Anabas testudineus chromosome 1, fAnaTes1.2, whole genome shotgun sequence genomic segment:
- the tbck gene encoding TBC domain-containing protein kinase-like protein: MKPLKDAQLGAFTFFASALPHDVCGSNGLPLTPNSIKILGRFQLLKTITHPRLCQYVDISRGKHERLIVVAEHYERSLSDFQKQGKIASPEKVLQIAHEVLEGLEFMNKNGMVHRALSPHNVLMDCKGNIKLAKFGLYHMTDHGADVDFPIGYPSYLAPEVIAQGSFHPSDPSHDEAPLPSGPKTDVWSLGVLLFELCAGRRLLQNIDITERLKFILTLGCMDDIVTVLAEEHGCLDSIKALPENVLELLRKCLTFLPSKRPTPAELLRDPVFSEVSRIYTPYQKPVSLFSSSLRCAHLELPEDISDLCKDDDEDYLSQRAIDEVYHLWCLAGGDLEKELTNKEIIQSKPPICTLPNFVLEDGESFGQGRDRSFLLDDTTVTLSLCQLRNRLKDVAGEAYYPLLEDEQSSLPQSNSSNELSSTVTLPLIIRERDTEYQLIRIILFDRLLKAYPYKKNLVWKEARVDIPPLVRGLAWAALLGIEGDIQAKYESIDKDTPIPTDRQIEVDIPRCHQYDELLSSPQGHIKFRRVLKAWVVSHPDLVYWQGLDSLCAPFLYLNFNNEALAYACMSAFIPKYLYNFFLKDNSHVIQEYLTVFSQMIAFHDPELSNHLNEIGFIPDLYAIPWFLTMFTHVFPLHKIFHLWDTLLLGNSSFPFCIGVAILQQLRDRLLANGFNECILLFSDLPEIDIERCVRESINLFCWTPKSATYRQHAQPPKVAGDNGFGKTATYYSSDYQDIPKTDLSREPLALCDLKAEMSPRISAEDLIDLCELSLAGPTKRTKTGKPKIVAVDIRTGEDFNRGHISGSINIPFNTTFSPEGELVQCPASGVLQNYRGRVIVVISHAMKSAVMFATHLVKVNFPRVCILDGGINKLKPTGLLTVPSPQI, encoded by the exons ATGAAGCCCCTCAAAGATGCCCAGCTAGGGGCCTTCACCTTCTTTGCCTCAGCTCTCCCACATGATGTCTGTGGCAGCAATGGTCTCCCTCTTACCCCAAACTCCATCAAAATCTTAGGACGTTTCCAGCTCCTCAAGACCATCACTCACCCCAGACTCTGCCAGTATGTGGACATCTCCAGAGGGAAACATG AACGGCTGATTGTTGTTGCTGAACACTATGAAAGAAGTTTAAGTGATTTCCAAAAACAGGGGAAAATTGCAAG TCCAGAGAAGGTGCTGCAGATCGCGCACGAGGTCCTTGAAGGTCTGGAGTTTATGAACAAAAATGGTATGGTGCACAGAGCCCTCAGCCCACATAACGTGCTCATGGACTGCAAG ggGAACATCAAGCTGGCAAAGTTTGGCCTTTATCACATGACTGATCATGGGGCAGATGTAGATTTTCCCATTGG GTACCCATCATACCTTGCTCCAGAGGTGATTGCTCAGGGCTCTTTCCACCCTAGTGACCCCTCCCATGATGAAGCTCCTCTGCCTTCAGGACCAAAGACTGATGTCTGGTCACTGGGAGTATTGCTCTTTGAATTGTGTGCA GGTAGACGACTGCTGCAGAATATTGATATAACCGAGAGGCTGAAATTCATTCTAACCTTGG GTTGCATGGATGACATTGTCACTGTCCTTGCTGAGGAACATGGCTGCCTGGATTCAATTAAG GCCCTGCCTGAGAATGTGCTTGAGTTATTAAGGAAATGCTTGACCTTTCTTCCATCCAAAAG GCCGAcacctgcagagctgctgagagATCCCGTGTTTAGTGAGGTCTCTCGCATCTACACCCCCTACCAGAAACCTGTTAGCCTATTCTCCTCTTCCCTGCGCTGTGCACACCTGGAGCTCCCAGAGGACATCAGTGATCTTTGCAAAG atgatgatgaagactaCCTGTCACAGCGAGCCATAGATGAGGTGTACCATCTGTGGTGCCTGGCTGGTGGAGACCTGGAGAAGGAGCTGACCAACAAAGAGATCATACAGTCCAAACCTCCGATCTGCACACTGCCCAA ctttgTCCTGGAAGACGGAGAATCGTTTGGCCAAGGACGAGATCGGAGTTTCTTGCTAGACGACACTACAGTGACTCTATCACTGTGCCAGCTCAGAAAT AGACTGAAGGATGTGGCAGGAGAGGCCTATTACCCTCTGCTGGAAGATGA ACAGTCGAGCCTACCCCAGTCCAACAGCAGCAATGAGCTGTCGTCCACCGTCACGCTGCCACTCATCATCCGCGAGAGAGACACCGAGTACCAGCTCATCCGTATCATCCTCTTTGACAGGCTGCTCAAG GCTTATCCTTACAAGAAGAACCTAGTGTGGAAAGAGGCCAGAGTGGATATTCCCCCTCTTGTTCGAGGATTGGCATGGGCTGCACTGCTGGGCATTGAG GGAGACATTCAAGCCAAATACGAGAGCATAGACAAGGACACTCCGATACCAACCGACAGACAG ATTGAGGTGGACATCCCACGCTGCCACCAGTATGATGAGCTGTTGTCATCTCCTCAGGGCCACATCAAATTCAGACGTGTGTTGAAAGCCTGGGTGGTTTCCCACCCTGACCTGGTCTACTGGCAGG gttTGGATTCGCTTTGTGCTCCATTCCTTTACTTGAATTTCAACAATGAAG CCTTGGCATATGCCTGCATGTCTGCCTTCATTCCCAAATACTTGTACAATTTCTTCCTGAAGGACAACTCCCATGTCATCCAAG aGTACTTGACTGTCTTTTCACAAATGATTGCCTTCCATGACCCAGAGCTAAGCAACCATCTAAATGAAATCGGCTTCATCCCAGAT CTTTATGCCATTCCATGGTTCCTGACTATGTTTACAC ATGTGTTCCCACTGCACAAGATCTTCCACCTGTGGGACACGTTGCTGCTGGGAAACTCCTCTTTCCCCTTCTGTATCGGCGTGGCCATATTGCAGCAACTCAGGGATCGTCTCTTGGCTAATGGCTTCAATGAGTGCATCCTACTCTTCTCTGACCTGCCAG AAATTGACATTGAGCGCTGTGTCCGTGAATCCATCAACCTCTTCTGCTGGACTCCGAAGAGCGCAACATACCGGCAACATGCTCAGCCACCAAAGGTCGCTGGTGACAATGGATTTGGGAAAACGGCAACTTACTACTCATCTGACTACCAGGACATTCCCAAGACAGACCTG TCTCGGGAGCCTTTGGCACTGTGTGACCTGAAAGCAGAAATGTCCCCAAGGATCTCGGCTGAGGATTTAATCGACCTTTGTGAGCTGTCATTGGCTGGTCCCACCAAGAGGACCAAAACTGGCAAGCCCAAAATTGTTGCTGTCGACATCCGCACTGGAGAGGA CTTCAACAGAGGCCATATTTCTGGCAGCATCAACATTCCCTTCAACACAACATTCAGCCCTGAGGGCGAGTTGGTGCAGTGTCCTGCGTCAGGAGTCCTCCAGAACTACAGAGGCCGTGTCATAGTGGTGATTAGCCACGCCATGAAGAGTGCTGTTATG TTTGCAACACACCTGGTGAAGGTAAATTTTCCACGGGTTTGCATACTGGATGGAGGGATCAACAAGCTGAAACCCACTGGACTGCTGACTGTCCCCTCTCCTCAGATCTGA